One genomic window of Gallaecimonas sp. GXIMD4217 includes the following:
- the mshL gene encoding pilus (MSHA type) biogenesis protein MshL, translating to MSNNKLYHGLLALLPALLLGCQSPQQARTRQEVGEIQASLSESLAEAKQPAKPQPLPPALARELLAPMAPPQDEPALARFDVSARDSDIGDLLGGLVADSPYSLVLHPQVSGKVTLNLRNVSLPEVLEVLEELYGFDIRTGGNMIRVFPAGMRTETFPVDYLVMKRQGLSLTSISSGRLSNNNGGGSSGNNSLNFSDVAGTSQLNQQLNNDINSGTRIESRSENDFWEGLEGLLWSLVGPGDGKAVIVNPQAGLVTVRANPAELRAVEDFLSQTVQQLQRQVILEAKIVEVVLDDDYQQGIDWQKAIFDGRTSTSLSLTTSAGLIGNSLSSALGGVSSLTFDNADFRSVITLLDTQGDVQVLSSPRITATNNQKAVIKVGTDEFFVTDISTTTVTGNATTTSPDIELTPFFSGIALDVTPQVSRDGSVTLHVHPSVIDVQEQTKVVSLDDSSFELPLAQSAIRESDTVVRARSGDVVVIGGLMKTHSRQQSSKTPLLGDIPLLGELFTSRRDLQQKTELVILLKPTVVGGQGWQQELQRSKDLLNRWYPDAGER from the coding sequence ATGAGTAACAACAAGCTGTACCATGGCCTGCTTGCCTTGCTGCCGGCCCTGCTGCTGGGCTGTCAGAGCCCCCAGCAGGCTCGTACCCGCCAGGAGGTGGGCGAGATCCAGGCCAGCCTCAGCGAATCCCTGGCCGAGGCCAAGCAACCGGCCAAGCCCCAGCCGCTGCCGCCGGCCCTGGCCCGGGAGCTGCTGGCGCCCATGGCGCCGCCCCAGGACGAGCCGGCCCTGGCCCGCTTCGATGTCAGCGCCAGGGACAGCGACATCGGCGACCTGCTTGGCGGTCTGGTGGCGGACAGCCCCTATTCCCTGGTGCTGCATCCCCAGGTCAGCGGCAAGGTGACCCTGAACCTGCGCAACGTCAGCCTGCCGGAGGTGCTGGAAGTGCTGGAGGAGCTGTACGGCTTCGATATCCGCACCGGCGGCAATATGATCCGGGTGTTCCCGGCCGGCATGCGCACCGAAACCTTCCCGGTGGATTACCTGGTCATGAAGCGCCAGGGCCTGTCGCTGACCTCCATCTCCTCCGGCCGGTTGAGCAACAACAACGGCGGCGGCAGCAGCGGCAACAACAGCCTCAACTTCTCCGACGTGGCCGGCACGTCGCAGCTGAACCAGCAGCTCAACAACGACATCAATTCCGGCACCCGCATCGAGTCCCGCAGCGAGAACGACTTCTGGGAGGGGCTGGAAGGCCTGCTCTGGTCCCTGGTGGGGCCGGGCGACGGCAAGGCGGTGATCGTCAATCCCCAGGCCGGCCTGGTGACGGTGCGGGCCAACCCGGCCGAACTTAGGGCGGTGGAGGACTTCCTCAGCCAGACGGTGCAGCAGCTGCAGCGCCAGGTGATCCTGGAAGCCAAGATCGTCGAGGTGGTGCTGGACGACGACTACCAGCAGGGCATCGACTGGCAGAAGGCCATCTTCGACGGCCGTACCAGCACCAGCCTCAGCCTCACCACCAGCGCCGGCCTCATCGGCAACAGCCTGAGCTCGGCCCTGGGCGGGGTCAGCTCCCTGACCTTCGACAATGCCGACTTCCGCTCGGTGATCACCCTGCTGGACACCCAGGGCGACGTCCAGGTGCTGTCCAGCCCCCGCATCACCGCCACCAACAACCAGAAGGCGGTGATCAAGGTGGGCACCGACGAGTTTTTTGTCACCGACATCTCCACCACCACCGTCACCGGCAACGCCACCACCACCAGCCCGGACATCGAGCTGACTCCCTTCTTCTCCGGCATCGCCCTGGATGTGACTCCCCAGGTCAGTAGGGATGGCAGCGTCACCCTGCACGTGCATCCCTCGGTGATCGACGTCCAGGAGCAGACCAAGGTGGTGTCCCTGGACGACAGCAGCTTCGAGCTGCCCCTGGCCCAGAGCGCCATTCGCGAGTCCGACACCGTGGTCAGGGCCCGCAGCGGCGACGTGGTGGTGATCGGCGGCCTGATGAAGACCCATTCCCGCCAGCAGAGCTCCAAGACGCCGCTGCTGGGTGACATCCCCCTGCTGGGCGAGCTGTTCACCAGCCGCCGGGATCTGCAGCAGAAGACCGAGCTGGTGATCCTGCTCAAGCCGACCGTGGTCGGCGGCCAGGGCTGGCAGCAGGAGCTGCAGCGCTCCAAGGATCTGCTCAACCGCTGGTACCCGGACGCCGGGGAGCGCTGA
- a CDS encoding prepilin-type N-terminal cleavage/methylation domain-containing protein has product MSSRGFTLVELVAVLVVLAIVGLGVSAFLRLGAGIYADNRDRSLLVDRSRFLAERLGRELRLAAPNSLRLSSDGRCLEFVPIRQALAYDAAPIAPAAAGDQLAVWDPDAAYVAAAGDRLVINPLRFAQAPLRARDYFPSSAANAAIDAIAAPDGDGRRLLALAGAHQFPSPSPGRRAFVYGDWQAFCLQGDRLLVMRGVPVSEAEPAVALRQGEGWSSVVLASGLTPLSGQPLFTYDQARARVQIRLRLGEKDESMELYHGVAIPNSR; this is encoded by the coding sequence ATGAGCAGCCGAGGCTTTACCCTGGTGGAGCTGGTGGCGGTGCTGGTGGTGCTGGCCATCGTCGGCCTGGGAGTATCCGCCTTCCTGCGCCTTGGCGCCGGCATCTATGCCGACAACAGGGACCGCAGCCTGCTGGTGGATCGCAGCCGCTTCCTGGCCGAGCGGCTCGGCCGCGAGCTGCGCCTGGCCGCACCGAATTCACTCAGGCTCAGCAGCGACGGCCGCTGCCTGGAATTCGTGCCCATCCGTCAGGCGCTGGCCTACGATGCGGCGCCCATTGCCCCGGCGGCGGCCGGTGACCAGCTGGCGGTATGGGATCCGGACGCGGCCTATGTGGCGGCGGCGGGCGACCGCCTGGTGATCAATCCGCTCCGCTTCGCCCAGGCCCCCCTGCGGGCCCGGGACTATTTCCCGTCCAGCGCCGCCAACGCCGCCATCGACGCCATTGCCGCCCCGGATGGCGATGGCCGCCGCCTGCTGGCCCTGGCGGGAGCCCACCAGTTCCCCTCGCCCTCACCGGGCCGGCGTGCCTTCGTGTACGGCGACTGGCAGGCCTTCTGCCTGCAGGGAGACAGGCTGCTGGTGATGCGCGGGGTGCCGGTGTCCGAGGCCGAGCCCGCCGTGGCGCTGCGACAGGGGGAGGGCTGGTCCTCCGTGGTGCTGGCCTCGGGCCTTACCCCGCTGAGCGGCCAGCCCCTCTTTACCTATGATCAAGCCAGGGCCAGGGTGCAGATCCGCCTGCGGCTTGGCGAAAAGGACGAAAGCATGGAGCTCTATCATGGCGTTGCCATACCCAACAGCCGCTAG
- a CDS encoding type II secretion system protein, giving the protein MKKQSGFTLIELVVVIIILGILAVTAVPKFIDLQSDARKSAMQGILGGVKGASNLAHAKFLVSPAASAAIEGITVNFVNGYPEAEKVCELVDLQNADGTDISTDNITCTEAAAKVTIHDTGAQDDGTDASAKKCRIVYNEAASNAAPTITVDAADC; this is encoded by the coding sequence ATGAAAAAGCAGTCCGGTTTCACCCTGATCGAACTGGTGGTGGTCATCATCATCCTGGGCATACTGGCGGTCACCGCCGTGCCCAAGTTCATCGATCTGCAGTCCGATGCCCGCAAATCGGCCATGCAGGGCATCCTGGGTGGCGTCAAGGGCGCCTCCAACCTGGCCCACGCCAAGTTCCTGGTGTCCCCGGCCGCCTCCGCGGCCATCGAGGGTATAACCGTCAACTTCGTCAACGGTTACCCGGAAGCGGAAAAGGTCTGTGAGCTGGTGGATCTGCAGAACGCCGACGGCACCGACATCAGCACCGACAACATCACCTGTACCGAAGCCGCGGCCAAGGTTACCATCCACGACACCGGTGCCCAGGATGACGGCACCGACGCCTCGGCCAAGAAGTGCCGCATCGTCTACAACGAAGCGGCCTCCAACGCCGCACCGACCATCACGGTCGATGCCGCCGACTGCTAA
- a CDS encoding tetratricopeptide repeat protein — protein sequence MSVLNQMMKDLERRGAAPAQVAQPLPAAPARRWPWLLVLLPVALALYLWSHASQAPALQPQAEAPETAMVTKVAPAATVSVQPTAQPPEPEPAADGGKEPEPERIEVVTQAPAPAASPTPDRADEPAVAAEKPKSKTTLTLASRTLTREQEAQQQYRLGLLKRQEGRSGEAEQAWRLALALQAAHQDARLALARLLGEQNRTDEAADLLEAGLALDPQAHALRLALARLMVAAGRAEPAYQLLGQLLPELKALPDYFLLKAGLARELGHWQDARDTYLALLRQNPDQGRLWLALALSEEGRGDSQQAVLAYRQALAAQGLSQQGRRYASDRLAALGED from the coding sequence ATGAGCGTACTCAACCAGATGATGAAGGATCTGGAACGGCGCGGCGCCGCCCCGGCCCAAGTTGCCCAGCCGCTGCCGGCCGCACCGGCCAGGCGCTGGCCCTGGCTGCTGGTGCTGCTGCCGGTGGCCCTGGCGCTTTACCTCTGGAGCCACGCCAGCCAGGCTCCGGCCCTCCAGCCCCAGGCAGAGGCTCCGGAAACGGCGATGGTCACCAAGGTGGCGCCGGCCGCGACCGTATCAGTCCAGCCGACCGCACAACCACCTGAGCCCGAGCCGGCGGCCGATGGCGGAAAGGAACCCGAGCCGGAGCGGATCGAAGTGGTGACGCAGGCGCCGGCCCCGGCGGCCAGTCCCACACCGGACCGAGCCGACGAGCCCGCCGTGGCGGCGGAAAAGCCCAAGAGCAAGACCACATTGACCCTGGCCAGCCGCACCCTCACCAGGGAGCAGGAAGCCCAGCAGCAATACCGGCTGGGGCTGCTGAAACGCCAGGAGGGCCGGAGCGGCGAGGCCGAGCAGGCCTGGCGCTTGGCCCTGGCCCTGCAGGCCGCTCACCAGGACGCCCGCCTGGCCCTGGCCCGGCTGCTGGGCGAACAGAATCGCACGGACGAGGCGGCGGACCTGCTGGAGGCCGGCCTGGCCCTGGATCCCCAAGCCCATGCACTGCGCCTGGCCCTGGCCAGGCTGATGGTGGCGGCGGGCCGGGCCGAACCGGCCTACCAATTGCTGGGCCAGCTCCTGCCGGAACTGAAAGCCCTGCCGGACTACTTCCTGCTCAAGGCCGGCCTGGCCCGTGAGCTGGGACACTGGCAGGATGCCCGCGACACTTACCTGGCCCTGCTGCGCCAGAACCCCGACCAGGGCCGCTTGTGGCTGGCCCTGGCCCTGAGCGAGGAAGGTCGGGGCGACAGCCAACAGGCCGTGCTGGCCTACCGCCAGGCCCTGGCGGCCCAGGGGCTGTCACAACAGGGCCGGCGCTACGCCAGTGACAGGCTGGCCGCCCTGGGAGAAGACTGA
- a CDS encoding PilN domain-containing protein produces MKHDINLMTADLLPPPQRLSARTVLGSWLLAALLLVAGLGWAQWQQQQLEQRKAALAAREADINDQIARINRELDKQRIPPALADQKTRLEADVARGRLLLGELDKLQLGDGTRFSPVLEALARAHRPGVWLTGLHLEGRQLALRGAAYQPDAIPAWVQGFESQPVLAPRRFGALTLERQGDQVHFRLDAGGGNAEIH; encoded by the coding sequence ATGAAGCACGATATCAACCTGATGACGGCGGATCTGCTGCCGCCACCACAGCGGCTGTCGGCGCGAACCGTGCTGGGCAGTTGGCTGCTGGCGGCGCTGCTGCTGGTGGCCGGCCTGGGCTGGGCCCAGTGGCAACAGCAGCAGCTGGAGCAGCGCAAGGCGGCGCTGGCCGCCCGCGAGGCCGACATCAACGACCAGATCGCCCGCATCAACCGTGAGCTGGACAAGCAGCGCATTCCCCCGGCCCTGGCCGATCAGAAGACGCGCCTGGAGGCCGACGTGGCCCGGGGCCGGCTGCTGCTGGGCGAGCTGGACAAGCTGCAGCTGGGCGACGGAACCCGCTTCAGCCCGGTGCTGGAGGCCCTGGCCAGGGCCCACAGGCCCGGGGTCTGGCTGACCGGCCTCCACCTGGAGGGCCGGCAGCTGGCCCTGCGCGGCGCCGCCTACCAGCCCGACGCCATCCCGGCCTGGGTGCAGGGCTTCGAATCCCAGCCGGTGCTGGCGCCCAGGCGTTTTGGCGCCCTGACCCTGGAACGCCAGGGTGACCAGGTGCATTTCCGGCTGGATGCGGGAGGTGGAAATGCAGAAATTCACTGA
- a CDS encoding ATPase, T2SS/T4P/T4SS family, whose product MVKPQLRMRLGDLLVSEGIISEAQLQEALKAQQEMGRKLGRTLVDLGHLEERQLQRFLSQQLNIPYLDIAERRIAPEAAALLSEVLARRHRALVLEADGHSALVGMSDPADLNALDALERALAPKALRLAVVEERQLLNAFDILYRRTQEIASYASQLEEEYEATEDFDFGALALEEGEGAATVARLLQSLFEDAVQMRASDIHIEPEQNLLRLRQRVDGELQETVLNEARVASALVLRLKLMAGMDISEKRLPQDGRFHIQVKGHSIDVRMATMPVQYGEAVVMRLLDQSAGLLTLEETGMPAQLLPRFRRALKRPHGMILVTGPTGSGKTTTLYGALSELNRASKKIITVEDPVEYRLPRINQVQVNHKIDLGFSKVLRTTLRHDPDILMVGEMRDEETVEIGMRGAITGHLVLSTLHTNDAVTCALRLIDMGAAGYMVASALRAVLAQRLVRRLCQQCREEVSADPQDLVLLERLWGRPLAGQRFYRGRGCQSCNHTGYRGRIGIFELLELDAPMVEALRREDPEAFAAAAQAAAGYVPLAKAAMEYTLDGTTSVSEVLRLVDRQDERDEAG is encoded by the coding sequence ATGGTAAAACCCCAATTACGCATGCGCCTGGGGGATCTGCTGGTCTCCGAAGGCATCATCAGCGAAGCCCAGCTCCAGGAGGCCCTAAAGGCCCAGCAGGAGATGGGCCGCAAGCTGGGCCGTACCCTGGTTGATCTGGGGCACCTGGAGGAAAGGCAACTGCAGCGCTTCCTGTCCCAACAGCTCAACATTCCCTACCTGGACATTGCCGAGCGGCGCATCGCCCCGGAGGCGGCGGCCCTGCTGTCCGAGGTGCTGGCCAGGCGGCACCGGGCCCTGGTGCTGGAGGCGGACGGCCACAGCGCCCTGGTGGGCATGAGCGATCCGGCCGATCTCAACGCCCTGGACGCCCTGGAGCGGGCCCTGGCGCCCAAGGCGCTGCGGCTGGCGGTGGTGGAGGAGCGGCAGCTGCTCAACGCCTTCGACATCCTCTACCGCCGCACCCAGGAGATCGCCTCCTATGCCTCCCAGCTGGAGGAGGAATACGAGGCCACCGAGGATTTCGACTTCGGGGCCCTGGCCCTGGAGGAAGGGGAGGGCGCCGCCACCGTGGCGCGGCTGCTGCAGTCCCTGTTCGAGGACGCGGTGCAGATGCGGGCCTCGGATATCCACATAGAACCGGAACAAAACCTGCTGCGGCTGCGCCAGCGGGTGGACGGTGAACTCCAGGAGACGGTGCTCAACGAGGCCCGGGTGGCCTCGGCCCTGGTGCTGCGCCTGAAGCTGATGGCGGGCATGGACATCTCCGAGAAGCGCCTGCCCCAGGACGGCCGTTTCCACATCCAGGTCAAGGGCCACAGCATAGACGTGCGTATGGCCACCATGCCGGTGCAGTACGGCGAGGCGGTGGTCATGCGTCTGCTGGATCAGTCCGCCGGCCTGCTGACCCTGGAGGAAACCGGCATGCCGGCCCAGTTGCTGCCCCGTTTCCGCCGCGCCCTGAAGCGGCCCCACGGCATGATCCTGGTGACGGGCCCCACCGGCTCGGGCAAGACCACCACCCTCTACGGCGCCCTGTCGGAGCTGAACCGGGCCAGCAAGAAGATCATCACGGTTGAGGATCCGGTGGAATACCGGCTGCCGCGCATCAACCAGGTGCAGGTCAACCACAAGATCGACCTGGGCTTCTCCAAGGTGCTGCGCACCACATTGCGCCACGACCCCGACATCCTCATGGTCGGCGAGATGCGCGACGAGGAGACGGTGGAGATCGGCATGCGCGGCGCCATCACCGGTCACCTGGTGTTGTCGACCCTGCACACCAACGACGCCGTCACCTGCGCCCTGCGCCTGATCGACATGGGCGCCGCCGGCTACATGGTGGCCAGCGCCCTGCGGGCGGTGCTGGCCCAGCGCCTGGTCAGGCGCCTCTGTCAACAATGCCGGGAGGAGGTGAGCGCCGATCCCCAGGATCTGGTGCTGCTGGAGCGGCTCTGGGGCCGCCCCCTGGCCGGCCAGCGCTTTTATCGCGGCCGCGGTTGCCAGAGCTGCAACCACACCGGCTATCGGGGCCGGATCGGTATCTTCGAGCTGCTGGAGCTGGACGCTCCCATGGTGGAGGCCCTGCGCCGGGAGGATCCCGAGGCCTTTGCCGCCGCCGCCCAGGCCGCTGCCGGCTATGTGCCCCTGGCCAAGGCGGCCATGGAGTACACCCTGGACGGCACCACCTCGGTGAGCGAGGTGCTGCGCCTGGTGGATCGCCAGGACGAACGGGATGAGGCCGGCTGA
- a CDS encoding AAA family ATPase, whose product MYEAHFALDQKPFGLTPGTHFFCELPPHREAMEVLRLALGEGEGFIKVTGEVGTGKTLLCRQLLNTLGDDYKLAWLPDPQLDPLALRWALATELGLKCSANIDQQQLAQLLQRQLLGLAANGYKVVVILDEAQALPRESLEALRLLTNLETESRKLLQVVLFGQPELDGRLASHDLRQLRQRITFGYRLRPLSRAEVGHYVAFRLARAGREAPLFSPRALGALARASRGIPRLINILAHKAMLLAYGQGLGRVGWRQVRGAVRDTEHARQGWLALPGVRG is encoded by the coding sequence ATGTACGAGGCCCACTTCGCCCTGGACCAGAAGCCCTTCGGCCTGACCCCGGGCACCCACTTCTTCTGTGAGCTGCCGCCGCACCGGGAGGCCATGGAAGTGCTGCGCCTGGCGCTGGGCGAAGGGGAGGGCTTCATCAAGGTCACCGGCGAGGTGGGCACCGGCAAGACGTTGCTGTGCCGGCAACTGCTCAACACCCTGGGCGACGACTACAAGCTGGCCTGGCTGCCGGATCCCCAGCTGGATCCCCTGGCGCTGCGCTGGGCCCTGGCCACCGAGCTGGGCCTGAAGTGCTCCGCCAACATCGACCAGCAGCAGCTGGCCCAGTTGCTGCAGCGGCAGCTGCTGGGCCTGGCTGCCAACGGCTACAAGGTGGTGGTGATCCTGGACGAGGCCCAGGCCCTGCCCAGGGAAAGCCTGGAGGCGCTGCGCCTGCTCACCAACCTGGAGACAGAGAGCCGCAAGCTACTGCAGGTGGTGCTGTTCGGCCAGCCGGAGCTGGATGGCCGGCTGGCCAGCCACGACCTGCGTCAGCTGCGGCAGCGCATCACCTTCGGCTACCGGCTGCGGCCCCTGAGCCGGGCCGAGGTCGGCCACTATGTGGCCTTCCGCCTGGCCCGGGCCGGCCGCGAGGCGCCGCTGTTCAGCCCCCGGGCCCTGGGGGCGCTGGCCCGAGCCAGCCGGGGCATCCCACGGCTGATCAACATCCTGGCCCACAAGGCCATGCTGCTGGCCTACGGCCAGGGGCTGGGCCGGGTCGGCTGGCGGCAGGTGCGGGGGGCCGTCAGGGATACCGAACATGCCCGCCAGGGCTGGCTGGCACTGCCGGGGGTAAGGGGATGA
- a CDS encoding type II secretion system protein, with the protein MKRAQGFSLIELVIVIVILGLLAATALPRFLNVTEDAEDATVEGVAGGFAAAVGLVRAAWELDGRPRTNDNGSNTSVVVDNTTIWVDGNTGYPVGLSAAHDVAMDAAACLAVMDSILQSPPRATTATDDDSIDNNRYLVRSLDDDGNGDLCVYYLIATLNKSSLPAAGDFNNDGVGNSFTYQPRTGRVIIFNQNRQ; encoded by the coding sequence ATGAAACGCGCACAAGGCTTTTCACTTATCGAACTGGTCATCGTCATCGTGATCCTGGGCCTGCTGGCGGCCACCGCCCTGCCGCGGTTCCTGAACGTGACCGAGGATGCCGAGGACGCCACCGTCGAAGGGGTGGCCGGCGGCTTTGCCGCCGCCGTGGGCCTGGTGCGGGCCGCCTGGGAACTGGATGGCCGGCCCCGCACCAACGATAACGGCTCCAACACCTCTGTGGTGGTGGACAACACCACCATCTGGGTGGACGGCAATACCGGCTACCCGGTGGGCCTGTCCGCTGCCCATGACGTCGCCATGGATGCCGCCGCCTGCCTGGCGGTGATGGACAGCATACTGCAGAGCCCGCCCCGGGCCACCACCGCCACCGACGACGACAGCATCGACAACAACCGTTACCTGGTGCGCAGCCTGGACGACGACGGCAACGGCGATCTCTGCGTCTATTACCTGATCGCCACCCTCAACAAGAGTTCCCTGCCCGCCGCCGGCGACTTCAACAACGACGGCGTCGGCAACAGCTTTACCTATCAGCCGCGAACCGGTAGGGTCATCATCTTCAACCAGAACCGACAATAA
- a CDS encoding pyridoxal-phosphate dependent enzyme: protein MPYGQLMLPSPLQRLLHPELARRGVTLRVKRDDLIHPLVSGNKWRKLKYSLARAREDGRAGILSFGGAFSNHLHALAAACEGAGLACHGVVRGEPAYADNPTLSACRARGMGLSFVGREQYRQRREPDWLAQWQARFPDHLLVPEGGSNALALRGVAELLDELPEWREIWLPVGSGGTLAGLVQGAGGHGRLLGVPVVRDDLQARVSALLELDPGNWSLLWGHEGPGYGRFDAGLRAQILWLERELAIPLEPIYSGKLFAAFWQRLLAGELDGKDIILVHTGGLQGLAGLRSRGLWP, encoded by the coding sequence ATGCCTTACGGCCAACTAATGCTGCCCTCGCCGCTCCAGAGGCTACTGCACCCGGAACTGGCCCGGCGCGGCGTGACCCTGAGGGTCAAGCGCGACGACCTGATCCACCCGCTGGTGTCCGGCAACAAGTGGCGCAAGCTCAAGTACAGCCTGGCCCGGGCCAGGGAGGATGGCCGGGCCGGCATCCTCAGCTTCGGCGGCGCCTTTTCCAACCACCTGCACGCCCTGGCCGCCGCCTGCGAAGGCGCCGGCCTAGCCTGCCACGGCGTGGTCCGCGGCGAGCCCGCCTACGCCGACAACCCCACCCTGAGCGCCTGCCGGGCCAGGGGCATGGGCCTGAGTTTCGTCGGCCGGGAGCAGTACCGGCAGCGCCGGGAGCCGGACTGGCTGGCCCAGTGGCAGGCACGCTTTCCCGACCACTTGCTGGTACCCGAGGGGGGCTCCAATGCCCTGGCGCTGCGCGGGGTGGCGGAGCTGCTGGACGAGCTGCCCGAGTGGCGGGAGATCTGGCTGCCGGTGGGCTCGGGCGGCACCCTGGCCGGGCTGGTACAGGGCGCCGGGGGCCACGGTCGGCTGCTGGGGGTGCCCGTGGTCAGGGACGATCTGCAGGCCAGGGTGAGCGCCCTGTTGGAGCTGGATCCCGGCAACTGGTCGCTGCTGTGGGGTCACGAAGGCCCCGGCTATGGCCGTTTCGACGCTGGGCTCAGGGCGCAGATCCTCTGGCTGGAACGGGAGCTGGCCATTCCCCTGGAGCCCATCTACAGCGGCAAGCTGTTTGCCGCCTTCTGGCAGCGGCTGCTGGCCGGCGAGCTGGACGGCAAGGACATCATCCTGGTCCACACCGGCGGCCTGCAGGGCCTGGCCGGCCTGCGCAGCAGGGGGCTCTGGCCCTAG
- a CDS encoding type II secretion system F family protein produces MGSYRYQGREQDGRLVQGELEAASLEAATEQLYARRIMPTQVRAKGQSWQLGWERRARLEDLLIFCRQMYSLTKAGIPILRAISGLAETSRNQLLRDALFDVAGQLEAGRNLSTAMSRHPRIFTRLLVSIVHVGENTGRLDQAFLQLAEHLSQEQETRRRVRTAVRYPSFVVAAIMVALVVVNIFVIPTFAGVFARFNAELPWPTQLLIGMSNAFTQYWYLLVLLVLAGGLGWWRWQQSEHGQLRWSRWKLHLPAMGSIIERALLARFCRSLSMMLDAGVPLPQALTLVADAVDNLHMKGRITGMRQGIESGESLLRTANHSQLFTPLVLQMMAVGEETGSLDEMLAEAGEFYEREVDYDLETLTARIEPILIALVAVMVLILALGIFLPMWDLMGAYKGR; encoded by the coding sequence ATGGGCAGCTATCGCTACCAGGGCCGGGAGCAGGACGGCCGCCTGGTCCAGGGCGAGCTGGAGGCGGCCAGCCTGGAGGCGGCCACCGAACAGCTCTACGCCAGGCGCATCATGCCCACCCAGGTCCGCGCCAAGGGCCAGAGCTGGCAGCTGGGCTGGGAGAGGCGCGCCAGGCTCGAGGATCTGCTGATCTTCTGCCGCCAGATGTACTCCCTGACCAAGGCCGGGATCCCCATATTGCGCGCCATCTCCGGCCTGGCCGAGACCTCCCGCAACCAGCTGCTCAGGGATGCCCTGTTCGACGTGGCCGGGCAGCTGGAGGCCGGCCGCAACCTGTCCACGGCCATGAGCCGGCACCCGCGGATCTTCACCAGGCTGCTGGTGAGCATAGTGCACGTGGGCGAGAACACCGGCCGCCTGGATCAGGCCTTCCTGCAGCTGGCGGAACACCTCAGCCAGGAGCAGGAAACCCGGCGCCGGGTCAGGACGGCGGTGCGTTATCCCAGCTTCGTGGTGGCGGCCATAATGGTGGCGCTGGTGGTGGTCAACATCTTCGTGATCCCCACCTTCGCCGGCGTCTTCGCCCGCTTCAACGCCGAGCTGCCCTGGCCGACCCAGCTGCTGATCGGCATGTCCAACGCCTTCACCCAGTACTGGTACCTGCTGGTGCTGCTGGTGCTGGCCGGGGGGCTGGGCTGGTGGCGCTGGCAGCAGAGCGAGCACGGCCAGCTCAGGTGGAGCAGATGGAAGCTGCACCTGCCGGCCATGGGCTCCATCATAGAGCGGGCCCTGCTGGCGCGGTTCTGCCGCAGCCTGTCGATGATGCTCGATGCCGGCGTGCCGCTGCCCCAGGCCCTGACCCTGGTGGCTGACGCCGTGGACAACCTGCACATGAAGGGCCGCATCACCGGCATGCGCCAGGGCATAGAGAGCGGCGAGAGCCTGCTGCGCACCGCCAACCACAGCCAGCTGTTCACGCCCCTGGTGCTGCAGATGATGGCGGTGGGCGAGGAGACCGGCAGCCTGGACGAGATGCTGGCCGAGGCCGGTGAATTCTACGAACGGGAAGTGGACTACGACCTGGAAACCCTGACCGCCCGCATCGAGCCGATCCTGATCGCCCTGGTGGCGGTGATGGTGCTGATCCTGGCCCTGGGCATCTTCCTGCCCATGTGGGATCTGATGGGGGCCTACAAAGGGCGCTGA